TTGATCAATATACTGCAAAATTAAGTAAAACTTTTGATGTTAAAACTTCTGAATTGGCTAAATTATTTGATGGATACAGTGCAAGTGATATCAAAGATGTATGTCAAGCAGCACAAATTAAAACGGTTCATGAAATTTTTGACTCCCCTGATTATCATGAACCTATTGAGGGAGAGGAACCTGTTCAACCAAGAGATCTAAACACAGATGATTTTAAGTCCATTATGGCACGAAGAAAACCTAGTGTTTCTGTTGAAATGATACGTGCATATCACAAATGGAGCGAAGAATTCCAAGCACTTTGATTGTTTGAATAACAATTTGCGATCAATTTTCAGATTTTATTTTCCACAAAAAACTTAAATTCACTTTAGTTCGGACTCAACGAGGGTCACAATTACTACAAAGAAATCAAGTCACGCAAAAAAGTTTGGAAAACTAATTTTTGATGATGGGACTGTAATTGATGGTGAAGGGTTTGGTTATTCTACAACAACTTTTGGTGAAATTGTATTTAATACTGGGATGGTTGGCTATACCGAAGCTCTGACAGATCCTTCATACAATGGTCAGTTACTTACTTTGACATATCCTTTAGTTGGAAATTATGGTATTCCAGATCCTAAAATAACTGATGAAGATGGAATTTCAAAATATTTTGAATCTGACAAAATTCAGATTCGAGGATTAGTAATTCATGAATTATCGTTAACTGCAAGTCATTGGAATCTTTCTATGACTTTAGACGAATGGATGTATAATGAAAAAGTTCCAGGTATTTCTGGAATTGATACGCGTGCATTAACTATGAAACTTCGAAATAGTGGGGTAATGATGGGTGCATTAGTTGTATCTGATTCAGAAATTGATGTTGAAGAAGTAAAAAAACAACTTGCTTCAGCAACTCATTATGATTCTGAACAATTTATGGATGAGGTATCTACAAAACAAGAAAAAATCTATGGTAGTGAAGAACAAACTGTTGTCATTGTTGACACTGGGGCAAAAAATGCAATTATCCGAAATGTACGTGAAATAGGATATAGGGCAATTTTAGTTCCGTGGAATACTCCTTACGAAAAAATAATGTCTTATAATCCTAAAGGTGTTGTACTGAGTAGCGGTCCTGGTGATCCACAAAAATGTCCTGATACAATTTCTGCAGTAAAAAAATTAATTGAAAATAATGTTCCTACATTGGGTATTTGTTTAGGTGCACAAATAATTGGAATTGCTGGAAATACTGATACTTACAAATTAAAATATGGTCATCGAGGTCAAAACAAACCTTGCATAAATCTTGATAATAATCAAGTATATGTTACAAGTCAAAATCATGGATATGGTATAACCCCTGAATCTCTTGAAAAATCTGATTTTGATTTATGGTTTAAGAATGCTGATGATAAAACTGTAGAAGGAATTAAGCATAAAAAACAAAATTGTATTGCTGTACAATTTCATCCTGAAGCTGCACCTGGTCCAAACGATTGTAAATTTATTTTTGAGAAACTTAAAACTTTGATGGAGTCTAAAACAAATGCCTAAAAACGAATCCTTGAAAAAAATTCTTGTACTTGGTAGTGGTGCAATAAAAATTGGTGAAGCTGGAGAATTTGATTATTCTGGAAGTCAATGCCTAAAAGCAATTCATGAAGATGGACTCAAAAGTGTTTTAATTAATCCAAACATTGCAACAATTCAAACTGATACTAGATTTGCAGACCAAGTGTATCTATTACCTGTTACCCCGTCATATGTTGAATCTATTATAGAAAAAGAAAGACCTGATGGGATCATGTTGGCTTATGGTGGTCAGACTGCACTCAATTGTGGTGTCAATCTTGAAGATGCTGGAATTCTCAAGAAATATGGTGTAAATGTTCTTGGAACTCAAGTTCAGGGAATTAAAAATACTGAAGACAGACAGCTTTTCAAGGATCAAATGAAGGCTGCAGGAGTTCCTGTGCTTAAAAGTAAGACTGTAACAAACTTTGATGATGCAAAAAAGGCTGCAGAAGAACTATCTTATCCTGTGATAATTCGTGTGGCTTACACCCTTGGTGGGCGTGGAGGTGGAATTGCCCATAATGAAATTGAACTTCATGAAATCGTTGAACGTGGTGTAAAGGCCAGTCTTGTTGGCCAAGTATTAATTGAAGAATACATTGGACATTGGAAACAAATCGAATATGAAGTCATGCAAGACTATGATGGGAATAATGTAATCGTATGTAATATGGAAAATGTTCTATCTATGAAAGTTCATACCGGTGATAATATTGTAGTTGCCCCTTCGCAAACAATTGACAACCATGAATATCATGTGCTCCGTTCAGCAGCATTACGTGCAACAAAACATGTTGGAATAGTTGGAGAATGTAACATACAATATGCATTAGATTCTGATTCTGACAGATATGTTGCAATTGAAATCAATCCACGTCTTTCACGTTCATCCGCCCTTGCAAGTAAAGCAACTGGTTATCCACTTGCATACATGTCTGCAAAAATTGGATTGGGATATAATTTATCTGAGCTTGTAAATAGAATCACAAAAAGTACTACTGCTTGTTTTGAACCCTCTCTTGATTATGTTGTATGTAAACACCCTCGATGGGACTTTTCAAAATTTGAACTTGTAAATCGTAAACTCGGAGTTACGATGAAATCTGTTGGTGAAGTTATGGCCGTTGGCAGAACCTTTGAGGAATCTTTGCAAAAAGCAATCAGAATGCTTGACATTGGAAATGATGGACTTGTATTGAATCGTACAAATGGGAAAAAATATAGCGAAGAGGAAATAGAATACAGACTTTCACACCATGATGATGAAATACTCTATAATGTTGCAATTGCACTAAAAATGGGAATTTCTGTAAATAGAATTTACAAACTATCTGCAATTGATCCTTGGTTTATTGAAAAAATACAAAATATTGTAGACACTGAGGCCAAACTCCAAGAATCTGAACTTAACGAATCTATGATGTGGGAAGCAAAGAAAATGGGGTTTTCAGACAAACAAATTGCCAAATCCAAGAACAAAGATCCTGATGAAATTCGTCAAACACGCAAGAAATTAGGAGTAATTCCATCAGTTAAGCAGATTGATACATTAGCTGCAGAATGGCCTGCTGTTACAAACTATCTGTACCTCACTTATGGTGGTAATTCTAATGACATTTCAGTTCCTGTAGATGAGAAAGGAATAATCGTTGTTGGGGCTGGTCCATATAGAATTGGAAGTAGTGTAGAATTTGATTGGGGTACGGTGAACATGGTATGGGGATTACAAGAAAATGGAGAGAAACATGTTTCAGTAGTTAATTGTAATCCTGAAACTGTTTCAACTGATTATGATATTTGTACAAGGTTGTACTTTGAAGAACTAACTCAAGAGCGTCTTCTTGACATTACTGAATTTGAAAATCCAAAAGGCGTGATTACTTGTGTTGGTGGTCAAACTGCAAATAATTTAACTCCTGGTCTTGCACAACGTGGAATAAACATAATGGGAACTAGTGCAATAGATGTTGATAGAGCTGAAGACCGTTCTAAATTTAGTGCTGAACTTGACAAACTGCACATACAACAACCAAAATGGCAAGCATTTTCAAATCTTAGTGAAGCAAAAAGTTTTGCTCAAGAAGTTGAATTCCCAGTAATCGTTAGACCTTCTTACGTTTTGTCTGGAGCTGCAATGAAAGTTGTTTGGTCTCAAGATGAACTTAAAACATATGTGAAAGAAGCAACAGATGTTTCTCCTGATCATCCTGTTGTAATATCAAAATTCATGTTAAATTCACTTGAAGTTGATGTTGATGGAATTAGTAATGGAAAAGAGGTAGTTATTGGTGCAATAGTTGAACACATTGACTCAGCTGGTGTACACTCTGGTGATGCAATGATGTGTATTCCTCCATGGAGATTAAACAACAAAATTATTGAAACAATTAATGATTATACTAAAAAAATTGCATTAACATTTAATGTACGGGGACCGTTTAACTTACAATTTTTAATACATGATGATCATGTTTATGTCATTGAGCTGAACATCAGAGCTTCAAGGTCTATGCCATTTGTCTCAAAACTGGTCAAAACAAACTTGATTTCACTAGCATCTAAGGCTATTTTGGACAAACCTTTGCCTAAAATCCCTGAAAACAAATGGCAAAAAATTACTAACTATGGAATTAAAGTCCCTCAATTTTCATTTATGCAACTAGATGGTGCAGATATTGCATTAGGTGTTGAAATGCAATCTACGGGAGAAGCTGCTTGTTTTGGTAATAGTTTCTATGATGCATTGTCAAAAGGTCTGACTTCAGTTGGATATAATTTGCCTAAGAAAGGGACTGCACTTGTAACTGTTGGAGGTGCAACAAATAAAGAAAAACTTTTGCCTAGTATTGCAAAACTCAAACAGTTAGGATTCAAAATTTTAGCAACAGAACATACTGCTGAATTTTTTGAAGAAAAACTTGGTGATGTTGAAATTGTACACAAAATTTCAGAACCTGAAAGAAAACCAAACATATCTGATTTACTTTATGAGAAAAAGATAGACTTTATCATAAATATTCCAAGTACTCTATCTTTGGAAAAATATGTGGGAATGCTTGATGATGAATATCAGATACGAAGAAAATCTTTGGAGCTGGGAATTCCTGTTTTGACAACTCTTGAACTGGCAGATTCTTTTGTTAAAACTTTGGAATGGCTTAAAGACAACAAACCTACAATAGATCCAATTGCTCCTTACGACAAGTATGAATAACTTTTTAAAATTTTAAGAGAGTTGTTTTTGAAATTTTTTAAAAGATCAAGGTTATACGAGTGTAATTTATGAATAAATTATTGAATAAAGAACCTGATCGAATTGAACAATTAGTTTCTGAAAAACGTGTTAAATTACATCTTTTTGAGCCTAGTCAAAGAAAAATTTGGACAGTAGTGGGAAAGACTGAAGAACATTGGGTTGATCCTGATGGTTGTTTTTGTTCTTGTCCTGGATTTTATTTTGGCTCAATTAATGGTAAGACTTCTTGTTATCATTTGGATTCAATTCAATATGCAAAAAATCAAAATAAATTTGAAACAATTATTTTTTCTGATGATGAATTTTCTAGTTTTTTAACTGGTTTAATTTCTGATTTATAATTATTCATTATTAGAATATGTTATTAACTAGAAATTTAATTGATTTACATGGATGACAACAAAATTAATTTAGAAATTGAAAAAATTGCAAATCTAATGGTTCATGATGATGTATCTTCTGATGAACAGGATGTAACAAAATTAGAAAAATATAGAGATCAAATTAAAATTGATTTGAATGTTGATGATGAAGAAGCTATGAAACTTGTTTACGAAACGTTAGTTTATAGAAAATTAAAAAGTTCAGATTCCAGTGACATGTTAGAAAAAGGCACTGATTTTGGTGCTGGATTTAGTTGACGAATTATAACTGAACTGTATCAATATCGTCTTTTGAAACTCCTTTCCAAAGTCCCACCATTCCTTCTGGTTCAACTTCATCAACTTTAGTAATTTGTTGAATCTTTATGTGATCCGGATTTGGTGGCATCCACAACATTGCCATGTAATCCCCAACATTTCCAACTTTAGTTGGTAATGCCATGGTGACTTTTTCACTTGTGAATCCTTTTGAGATCAGAGCATTCATTGCTTTTTCTTTAAGATCCATTCTCCCGTGTAGGAACAAATAGACATCTTTTTGAGTATCAATTTCTGCCATAACCAGATTAATTTGCTAAACTAAATCAATCTTTCCAGATCTATTGTCTTCCAAAAAGGGTTAAATTACAATAAACAAGATTTGAACTATGAAAATATTCACTGTAGGCAGTAAATCCTTTGTAACAAGTTTTCAATTGGCAGGAATTCCGGGAATAATTTCTGAAACTCCTGATTCTGCGTTAACAGAAATAACAAAATTAACTGATGATTCTGATGTGGGATTAGTTTTAGTCAGTGATGATATTACTGAATCTATTAACGATGAATTAACTGCACTTAGAGCACAAAAATCTACTCTTGTCTTTGCATTACCTGCAACTGGAAGTGAAAAAACTGAGGTTGATTATAGAGTAATGTTGAAAAAGATTCTCGGTGTTTGATCTAATCTACTTATACTCAATTTCTTAAAGTTATACTATGAAAACCGCATCAGTAAAAGGCTCATCAATTATTTCCGTTGATGAAACTTCAAAACCCAAATTGAATTCTGGTGATATTTTAGTTCAAATGCATGCATGTGGAATTTGTGGTTCTGATTTGGAAAAAGTATTTGGTCAATATGGTCAACCATCAATGCGTTTAGGTCATGAACCTGCTGGAGTTATTTTAGATGTTGCATCTGATGTTGTAGATTTTAAGAAAGGTGATAGGGTATTCACTCATCATCATGTTTCATGTTATGATTGTCATTTTTGTAATCATGGAAATGAAACAATGTGTAAAAAATACTCTGAAACTAATTTGTCTCCTTGTGGTTTATCTGAAGAATATGTTGTACCTGCTTGGAATGTTTCTCATGGTGGTGTTTTAAAAATTTCTGATTCTATGAGTTTTGAAGAAGCTGCAATGATTGAACCTTTAGCATGTTGTGTAAGAGCTTGGAAAAAATGTGATTATAATGAAGGTGATTCAACTGCAATTTTTGGAGTTGGTCCAACTGGAATGATGCATGTGATGCTTGCTCAGGCAAAAAAGTTTTCTAAAATATTTTGTTTTGATGTAAATGATTTTAGATTAGATTTTGCAAAAAAATTCAACATAACTGAATCCATTTCTTCAATGGATGAAAATAGAACACAGAAAATTTTAGATCAAACTAACAATTTGGGCGTTGATGTAGCAATTGTTGCAACTAGTAGTCTAAAAGCTCTTGAAGATGCAATTGATATGGTTCGAAAAGGAGGCACTGTAATGATGTTTGGTGTTCCTTCTAAAGGTGCTATGATCGATTTAGATATGAGCAAAGTTTACTCTAAAGAAATTACGCTTGTTACAAGCTATGCTGCATCTGATGATGATACTAAAGCAGCACTTGAATTAATTGAATCATCTAAAATTGATGTGAAACAATTGATTACTCATACTTATTCTATATCTGATACACAAAAAGCGTTTGACCATGCAAAAACTGGTGATAATGCAATGAAGATTATCATTACAAAATAAGAAAGGCTTAAGAAAGGTATTTTTTTTATTTCAAAATCGAAGAGAAATGGAATGGGGATTACAAAATAGATTATCTAGAATTATCAAACCTCACAATAATCGTGCATTAATGTTAGCTGTTGATCATGGGTATTTCTTGGGCCCAACTGAAAAAC
This window of the Candidatus Nitrosomarinus catalina genome carries:
- the carA gene encoding glutamine-hydrolyzing carbamoyl-phosphate synthase small subunit, coding for MTTKKSSHAKKFGKLIFDDGTVIDGEGFGYSTTTFGEIVFNTGMVGYTEALTDPSYNGQLLTLTYPLVGNYGIPDPKITDEDGISKYFESDKIQIRGLVIHELSLTASHWNLSMTLDEWMYNEKVPGISGIDTRALTMKLRNSGVMMGALVVSDSEIDVEEVKKQLASATHYDSEQFMDEVSTKQEKIYGSEEQTVVIVDTGAKNAIIRNVREIGYRAILVPWNTPYEKIMSYNPKGVVLSSGPGDPQKCPDTISAVKKLIENNVPTLGICLGAQIIGIAGNTDTYKLKYGHRGQNKPCINLDNNQVYVTSQNHGYGITPESLEKSDFDLWFKNADDKTVEGIKHKKQNCIAVQFHPEAAPGPNDCKFIFEKLKTLMESKTNA
- the carB gene encoding carbamoyl-phosphate synthase (glutamine-hydrolyzing) large subunit, whose protein sequence is MPKNESLKKILVLGSGAIKIGEAGEFDYSGSQCLKAIHEDGLKSVLINPNIATIQTDTRFADQVYLLPVTPSYVESIIEKERPDGIMLAYGGQTALNCGVNLEDAGILKKYGVNVLGTQVQGIKNTEDRQLFKDQMKAAGVPVLKSKTVTNFDDAKKAAEELSYPVIIRVAYTLGGRGGGIAHNEIELHEIVERGVKASLVGQVLIEEYIGHWKQIEYEVMQDYDGNNVIVCNMENVLSMKVHTGDNIVVAPSQTIDNHEYHVLRSAALRATKHVGIVGECNIQYALDSDSDRYVAIEINPRLSRSSALASKATGYPLAYMSAKIGLGYNLSELVNRITKSTTACFEPSLDYVVCKHPRWDFSKFELVNRKLGVTMKSVGEVMAVGRTFEESLQKAIRMLDIGNDGLVLNRTNGKKYSEEEIEYRLSHHDDEILYNVAIALKMGISVNRIYKLSAIDPWFIEKIQNIVDTEAKLQESELNESMMWEAKKMGFSDKQIAKSKNKDPDEIRQTRKKLGVIPSVKQIDTLAAEWPAVTNYLYLTYGGNSNDISVPVDEKGIIVVGAGPYRIGSSVEFDWGTVNMVWGLQENGEKHVSVVNCNPETVSTDYDICTRLYFEELTQERLLDITEFENPKGVITCVGGQTANNLTPGLAQRGINIMGTSAIDVDRAEDRSKFSAELDKLHIQQPKWQAFSNLSEAKSFAQEVEFPVIVRPSYVLSGAAMKVVWSQDELKTYVKEATDVSPDHPVVISKFMLNSLEVDVDGISNGKEVVIGAIVEHIDSAGVHSGDAMMCIPPWRLNNKIIETINDYTKKIALTFNVRGPFNLQFLIHDDHVYVIELNIRASRSMPFVSKLVKTNLISLASKAILDKPLPKIPENKWQKITNYGIKVPQFSFMQLDGADIALGVEMQSTGEAACFGNSFYDALSKGLTSVGYNLPKKGTALVTVGGATNKEKLLPSIAKLKQLGFKILATEHTAEFFEEKLGDVEIVHKISEPERKPNISDLLYEKKIDFIINIPSTLSLEKYVGMLDDEYQIRRKSLELGIPVLTTLELADSFVKTLEWLKDNKPTIDPIAPYDKYE
- a CDS encoding V-type ATP synthase subunit F; the protein is MKIFTVGSKSFVTSFQLAGIPGIISETPDSALTEITKLTDDSDVGLVLVSDDITESINDELTALRAQKSTLVFALPATGSEKTEVDYRVMLKKILGV
- a CDS encoding zinc-dependent dehydrogenase, producing the protein MKTASVKGSSIISVDETSKPKLNSGDILVQMHACGICGSDLEKVFGQYGQPSMRLGHEPAGVILDVASDVVDFKKGDRVFTHHHVSCYDCHFCNHGNETMCKKYSETNLSPCGLSEEYVVPAWNVSHGGVLKISDSMSFEEAAMIEPLACCVRAWKKCDYNEGDSTAIFGVGPTGMMHVMLAQAKKFSKIFCFDVNDFRLDFAKKFNITESISSMDENRTQKILDQTNNLGVDVAIVATSSLKALEDAIDMVRKGGTVMMFGVPSKGAMIDLDMSKVYSKEITLVTSYAASDDDTKAALELIESSKIDVKQLITHTYSISDTQKAFDHAKTGDNAMKIIITK